From one Culex quinquefasciatus strain JHB chromosome 3, VPISU_Cqui_1.0_pri_paternal, whole genome shotgun sequence genomic stretch:
- the LOC6049379 gene encoding fibrinogen-like protein 1, whose translation MFRPAALVLILAGLTLAATVEVTDLKQLPSADLNSGLGYELLLTAIEAMQQDIMETRAQVREQRQLLEEVRGEIDRKQQSVEKKVQVVLKRSLVDLNQKIETSLQKDSASAEQIQQRIEQFENRTEQTLGQLKQSFKQELEELDKRMQQSITKLESIALSAPIERASFRSSTSNRTSPADNRVYGSCQETQTRGIVNIRPPKSGLPSFKVLCEQNDWGAWILIHFRFDGSVNFDRNWSDYRNGFGRLDSEFWLGLEKMHRLTSSDSYELLVVMRRKDGSDHYAHYQRIVVGSSAEKYKLQLSGFYRGSVLDSLTTSNGMAFSTADADNDPAPNANCAQVYSSGWWFEKCFKANLNGLYSPGKLDDTMQWNGFGDQEGLLGAAMMIRPSRTVNLDRPMMPDGGSTSSGYFFSQTSFSSSSSRNGFP comes from the exons ATGTTCCGCCCAGCAGCGCTCGTTTTGATTCTGGCGGGATTGACGCTTGCCGCCACGGTTGAAGTGACTGACTTGAAGCAGCTTCCGTCGGCCGATTTAAACTCCGGCCTTGGCTACGAGCTGCTCCTCACGGCCATCGAAGCTATGCAGCAGGACATCATGGAGACACGGGCCCAAGTTCGGGAGCAGCGCCAGCTGTTGGAAGAGGTGAGGGGTGAGATCGATCGGAAGCAGCAGTCCGTGGAGAAAAAAGTGCAGGTGGTGTTGAAGCGAAGTTTGGTCGACCTGAACCAGAAGATTGA GACGTCACTTCAGAAGGATTCAGCATCAGCGGAACAGATCCAGCAGAGGATCGAGCAATTTGAAAATCGTACGGAACAAACACTCGGTCAGCTTAAACAGAGTTTCAAGCAAGAGCTGGAAGAACTGGATAAGCGAATGCAGCAAAGCATCACTAAGCTAGAAAGCATTGC ccTTTCAGCTCCAATCGAGCGAGCTTCGTTTAGATCATCAACATCAAACAGAACTTCGCCAGCTGATAACAGAGTGTACGGCTCCTGCCAAGAAACGCAAACCCGTGGAATCGTTAATATTAGGCCACCAAAATCAGGACTTCCATCATTCAAGGTACTGTGCGAGCAAAACGACTGGGGAGCTTGGATTTTGATCCATTTCCGATTCGATGGTTCCGTCAACTTTGACCGCAACTGGTCCGATTATCGTAACGGATTCGGCAGACTTGACTCGGAATTCTGGCTAGGATTGGAGAAAATGCACCGTCTTACGTCATCCGATAGCTATGAACTGTTGGTAGTCATGAGACGGAAGGATGGCAGCGATCATTACGCGCACTATCAGCGGATCGTCGTCGGTAGTAGCGCTGAAAAGTACAAACTCCAACTGTCCGGTTTTTACCGAGGATCCGTACTCGACAGCCTGACAACTAGCAATGGGATGGCGTTTTCTACCGCGGATGCCGACAATGACCCAGCTCCCAATGCAAACTGCGCTCAAGTTTACTCCAGTGGTTGGTGGTTCGAAAAGTGCTTCAAAGC CAATCTCAACGGATTGTACAGTCCAGGAAAGCTCGATGACACGATGCAGTGGAACGGCTTCGGTGACCAGGAGGGCCTGTTGGGAGCAGCGATGATGATTCGGCCAAGTCGGACCGTGAACCTGGATAGACCGATGATGCCAGATGGTGGTTCTACGAGCTCCGGGTACTTTTTCTCACAGACCTCGTTTTCGAGTTCATCATCACGAAATGGGTTTCCATGA